The following proteins are co-located in the Xiphophorus hellerii strain 12219 chromosome 2, Xiphophorus_hellerii-4.1, whole genome shotgun sequence genome:
- the LOC116731617 gene encoding uncharacterized protein LOC116731617 — protein sequence MDETVTGEPVEEDEPVHAEALPTGGVPMGWRRMTECTYKMTEAETERMIKLRAANEALFTGRKHSAKPAWRAILFELGLQGRLTTEQLAKKWDNLKRRYKELKFPSRGVEANPSSWPWFYRMNDAMEGRMANAAPILAPIVEDGDEECETLLPTPKKRARRSRGGMAEFLTESEMDLLVDNEEKIGSSALGDLHRNTEFTYKLTEDDTRRLIELRAANEVLFTGRRNTAKPAWRGIVKEMGLTGRITPDQVAKKWDNLKTKFKDLKFPPRGMEAQTNPASWPWFQLMSDALEGRLAIKPPE from the exons ATGGACGAGACGGTGACGGGCGAGCCGGTGGAGGAAGACGAGCCGGTCCACGCCGAGGCCCTGCCCACTGGCGGCGTTCCCATGGGATGGCGGAGGATGACAGAGTGCACGTATAAAA TGACCGAGGCAGAAACCGAGAGGATGATCAAACTTCGAGCTGCAAACGAAGCGCTGTTCACGGGGAGAAAACACTCGGCCAAGCCAGCCTGGAG AGCCATCCTGTTCGAGCTCGGCCTGCAGGGGCGGCTGACCACAGAGCAGCTGGCCAAGAAGTGGGACAACCTGAAGAGGAGGTATAAG GAGCTGAAGTTTCCGTCCCGCGGTGTGGAGGCCAACCCAAGCTCCTGGCCCTGGTTCTACCGGATGAACGACGCCATGGAGGGCCGAATGGCCAACGCCGCGCCCATCCTCGCTCCCATCGTGGAGGACGGAGACGAGGAGTGCGAGACTCTCTTGCCGACGCCAAAGAAACGAGCGCGGCGAAGCCGGGGCGGGATGGCCGAGTTCCTGACGGAGTCTGAGATGGATCTGTTGGTCGATAACGAAGAGAAGATCGGATCATCGGCTCTGGGAGATCTACATCGGAACACAGAGTTCACCTACAAAT TAACAGAAGACGACACGAGGCGACTGATTGAGCTGCGAGCTGCTAATGAGGTTCTGTTCACTGGCAGGAGGAACACGGCGAAACCTGCCTGGAG gGGGATTGTGAAGGAGATGGGTCTGACTGGGAGGATAACTCCAGACCAGGTGGCCAAGAAATGGGACAACCTGAAGACTAAATTCAAG GACCTCAAGTTTCCTCCTCGCGGTATGGAGGCCCAGACCAACCCGGCCTCCTGGCCCTGGTTCCAGTTGATGAGCGACGCTCTGGAGGGCCGGCTGGCAATAAAGCCCCCAGAGTGA